The proteins below are encoded in one region of Methanomassiliicoccales archaeon:
- a CDS encoding M20/M25/M40 family metallo-hydrolase: MNRADMIVDLLKKLVSIDSVNPCLSPRHRGESEIVDFIIEHLRSIGVNARTQEVVDGRKNVIGVIRGSEKGRKLLIVAHLDTVGVDSMVIPPFNPVITGNRLYGRGSADTKGGMAAALEALRSISLDRNFKGEVIFAGTVDEENEAKGIEKLVGEVEADAAIVIEPVGLNVVVAHKGFAWQEFKVMGKAAHGSDFANGIDAIFRTQRLLAELIRMNDELMEHPHPLLGPASLHASQIYGGEGWSTYPAQCVLTVERRTLPGETKQKVEREFQAIADHLLEEGIHIETKMHFFRVATEISPDEAIVQSLLKATSDVGIDCQVTGMSAWPEAGVLNLSGIPSVVFGPGGCKGHESDEYVELDSVLKCCEVLEKAIRIFLS; the protein is encoded by the coding sequence ATGAATCGCGCGGATATGATAGTAGACCTCCTGAAAAAATTGGTTTCGATAGATAGTGTCAATCCATGTCTCTCGCCAAGGCATAGAGGTGAAAGCGAAATTGTTGATTTTATTATCGAGCACCTAAGATCGATCGGTGTGAATGCGAGGACACAGGAGGTTGTTGACGGAAGGAAAAATGTAATCGGTGTGATTCGCGGCAGTGAAAAAGGCCGAAAATTGCTCATTGTTGCGCACCTAGATACGGTGGGCGTAGATTCAATGGTCATCCCTCCATTCAATCCAGTAATCACTGGAAATAGACTCTATGGGAGGGGCTCGGCCGATACTAAGGGTGGAATGGCTGCGGCGCTCGAAGCTCTGAGATCGATTTCACTCGATCGCAACTTCAAGGGGGAAGTGATCTTCGCAGGCACGGTCGACGAGGAGAATGAAGCGAAAGGGATTGAGAAACTCGTGGGGGAGGTCGAAGCGGACGCTGCCATTGTTATCGAGCCTGTCGGTCTCAATGTGGTGGTCGCCCATAAGGGATTCGCGTGGCAAGAGTTCAAGGTGATGGGAAAAGCAGCACACGGGAGTGATTTCGCTAATGGGATTGATGCGATTTTCAGAACTCAAAGACTCCTTGCTGAACTGATCAGGATGAATGATGAATTAATGGAACACCCACATCCCCTCCTCGGCCCTGCATCTCTACACGCATCGCAAATATACGGTGGCGAGGGTTGGTCGACCTACCCTGCCCAGTGTGTTTTGACTGTTGAAAGGAGAACATTACCTGGCGAAACAAAGCAGAAAGTTGAAAGAGAATTTCAGGCGATTGCAGACCATCTCCTTGAAGAGGGAATCCACATCGAAACGAAAATGCATTTCTTCCGCGTCGCAACAGAGATTTCGCCGGATGAAGCGATCGTACAGTCTTTGCTTAAGGCAACCTCAGATGTGGGTATTGATTGCCAAGTCACAGGTATGTCTGCATGGCCTGAAGCAGGTGTACTCAACCTTTCTGGAATCCCCTCAGTTGTCTTCGGTCCGGGCGGATGCAAGGGACATGAATCAGATGAGTATGTGGAGCTCGATAGCGTCCTTA
- the cysK gene encoding cysteine synthase A produces MKVVSSILELRGNTPMIKLNRVVPPSFANIYAKLEYFSPTGSVKDRIAAYMIEEAEKRGELKPGYRIVEATTGNTGIAFALAGAMKGYRVTIVMPEGMSDERKKILRALGAEIIYTPGSETDVDKCIKKVREIQESDSRVWVPSQFTSMDNVLAHETTTGPECVEQIGRNIDAFVAGVGSGGTLMGVARYFKKVGINANIVAVEPEECSVIKKGNKGPHRIEGIGDGFIPEIVDTKLITRVELVSDTEAIEMARRLAREEGILCGISAGANVAASIRIAEELGVGKNVVTIIPDTGMRYFSTDLFKDV; encoded by the coding sequence ATGAAGGTCGTCAGTAGCATTCTCGAATTACGCGGAAATACGCCGATGATAAAATTGAACAGAGTTGTGCCGCCTAGTTTTGCAAATATCTATGCGAAGCTCGAATATTTCAGCCCTACAGGTAGCGTCAAAGATCGAATTGCTGCATATATGATAGAAGAGGCGGAAAAGCGTGGTGAGCTCAAACCAGGCTACCGAATTGTCGAGGCGACAACGGGCAATACTGGAATTGCTTTCGCGCTGGCGGGTGCAATGAAGGGATATCGCGTAACGATTGTCATGCCAGAGGGTATGAGCGATGAAAGGAAAAAAATCCTCAGAGCGCTCGGTGCCGAAATTATTTATACACCTGGATCGGAAACAGACGTCGATAAATGCATTAAAAAGGTCAGGGAGATTCAAGAATCGGATTCACGTGTCTGGGTTCCCAGTCAATTCACCTCGATGGACAATGTTTTGGCGCATGAAACAACGACTGGACCCGAATGCGTCGAACAGATCGGCCGCAATATCGATGCTTTCGTCGCTGGAGTAGGATCCGGTGGGACATTGATGGGTGTTGCAAGGTATTTTAAAAAAGTAGGGATAAACGCCAATATCGTCGCGGTGGAGCCCGAGGAATGTTCTGTCATTAAGAAAGGAAATAAGGGGCCGCACAGAATCGAAGGGATCGGAGATGGGTTCATCCCGGAGATCGTAGACACGAAGTTGATCACAAGGGTTGAGCTCGTCAGCGACACAGAAGCGATCGAAATGGCAAGGAGGCTGGCGAGGGAAGAAGGGATCCTCTGCGGGATATCTGCAGGGGCGAATGTTGCAGCTTCAATCAGGATCGCCGAGGAACTTGGAGTTGGTAAGAACGTTGTGACAATCATCCCTGACACAGGAATGCGTTACTTCTCGACTGATCTCTTCAAAGATGTGTGA
- a CDS encoding 4Fe-4S dicluster domain-containing protein, producing MKKKIIVKLDKCIGCRSCEIACAREHSPSRSGERITADTKKALSRISIRTGLANPTDAPEMRPKKGKPKTEIVTGKAYPIRCRHCDDPKCVEACMSGALIKNEEGTVIHDPDKCVGCWMCIMACPYGAIKRDLDNKIIVKCDLCPQRDTPACVEACKTGAIVCILGERLERENESIAEGSG from the coding sequence TTGAAAAAAAAGATAATCGTGAAGCTCGATAAGTGCATTGGGTGCAGGTCTTGCGAAATTGCGTGCGCGCGCGAACATTCTCCTTCGAGGAGTGGTGAGCGAATCACTGCTGATACCAAGAAAGCGCTCTCGCGAATTTCGATTAGGACGGGATTGGCAAACCCCACCGACGCCCCTGAAATGAGACCAAAGAAGGGGAAGCCGAAAACAGAAATCGTAACAGGAAAAGCGTATCCTATTAGGTGCAGGCACTGTGACGATCCAAAATGTGTCGAAGCATGCATGTCCGGTGCTTTGATCAAGAATGAAGAGGGCACTGTGATTCACGATCCCGATAAATGTGTGGGATGCTGGATGTGCATCATGGCGTGCCCGTACGGAGCTATCAAAAGAGATTTAGATAACAAAATCATAGTAAAATGTGACTTATGCCCGCAAAGAGATACACCAGCTTGCGTCGAGGCATGCAAGACAGGCGCGATTGTTTGTATTTTAGGCGAAAGATTAGAGCGGGAGAATGAGAGCATCGCAGAGGGGTCTGGTTGA
- a CDS encoding FAD-dependent oxidoreductase, whose amino-acid sequence MRASQRGLVEMNLDAQYKYVIIGNSAAGIGCVEGIRKVDKEGSIAIISDEKMHTYSRCLTSYYIAGVVDDEKILFRPKDYYAKKKVTPILGRKVVKIFPNDNHVVLDDGARIGYSSLMIATGASPVIYDIPGNNKQGVFVLRTYEDARRISEAAVPGKRAVVMGGGLVGLKAADALHAKGVEVWVIVTSPQIMSQTMDREGAEILRKQLEENGIKVMTETNVEEIIGNKKVEAVRLSTGQTLTCDIVIFAKGVRPNIGLAKDAGIETDYGILVDTHMKTNIPNIYAAGDVAEAKDFITGERYIHAIWPNAVEQGCIAGKNMAGCDVEYAGGIAMNSVDLFGLASIAIGFTRPRGKDHGYEIIGRSIPEKKFYRKIVLKDGVIVGAICIGEVEAAGVFAGLIKRRANVSKIKDILLREDFDYAKVLGEGLIEDTSDFATA is encoded by the coding sequence ATGAGAGCATCGCAGAGGGGTCTGGTTGAAATGAACCTGGACGCTCAGTACAAATATGTGATTATAGGGAACAGCGCCGCAGGCATCGGATGTGTTGAAGGAATTAGGAAGGTCGACAAGGAGGGGAGCATCGCGATTATCTCCGATGAAAAGATGCATACGTATTCTCGTTGCTTAACGTCCTACTACATCGCAGGCGTCGTCGATGATGAAAAGATTCTGTTCCGCCCAAAAGACTATTATGCGAAGAAAAAGGTCACTCCGATACTCGGAAGGAAGGTCGTCAAGATTTTTCCCAATGACAACCACGTCGTACTCGATGATGGGGCGAGAATTGGTTATTCATCGCTCATGATCGCCACAGGCGCCTCCCCTGTCATATACGACATCCCAGGTAATAACAAACAGGGAGTTTTTGTTTTAAGAACATACGAAGACGCGAGGCGCATCTCTGAGGCTGCCGTGCCTGGTAAAAGGGCGGTAGTAATGGGTGGTGGCCTTGTAGGTCTCAAGGCAGCAGATGCACTCCACGCTAAGGGTGTTGAAGTTTGGGTTATTGTGACATCGCCTCAAATCATGTCGCAGACGATGGATAGAGAAGGTGCGGAAATCCTGAGAAAACAGTTGGAAGAAAATGGCATAAAAGTTATGACAGAAACAAATGTTGAGGAAATCATCGGCAACAAGAAGGTTGAGGCGGTTCGGCTATCCACAGGACAAACATTAACATGTGATATCGTGATCTTCGCAAAAGGCGTTCGACCGAATATCGGTCTGGCCAAAGATGCTGGCATTGAAACGGATTATGGTATTCTTGTCGATACCCACATGAAGACAAATATCCCTAATATCTACGCAGCTGGAGATGTCGCTGAGGCGAAAGACTTTATCACAGGTGAGAGGTACATTCATGCAATCTGGCCTAATGCCGTTGAGCAGGGATGCATTGCTGGAAAAAACATGGCGGGTTGTGATGTTGAATACGCTGGCGGTATCGCGATGAACTCGGTGGACTTATTCGGTCTCGCATCGATCGCAATCGGATTTACGAGGCCCCGTGGGAAAGATCATGGCTATGAAATCATCGGCCGTTCAATTCCAGAGAAGAAATTCTATAGGAAGATCGTTTTAAAAGACGGTGTGATCGTCGGTGCGATTTGCATCGGTGAAGTGGAGGCGGCTGGTGTCTTTGCTGGGCTTATTAAGAGGAGAGCTAACGTTTCGAAGATCAAGGATATTCTGCTGAGGGAAGACTTCGATTATGCGAAGGTTCTTGGAGAAGGATTAATCGAGGACACAAGTGATTTCGCCACCGCTTAA
- the acs gene encoding acetate--CoA ligase has product MSEARIIESVMQEQRRFPPQKEFSQKAHIGSIEVYNQMYKESIENPEAFWEKWAKEIDWIEPWTKVFEWDVENVRIKWFKDAKLNASYNCLDRHVKTWRKNKAAIIWQGEPENDVRVFTYQQLLTEVCKFANVLKARGVKKGDRVAIYLPMIPELPIAMLACARIGAVHSVIFGGFSSESLKDRIRDSRCKMLITADGTYRGGKLVALKANGDLAIAKEDYVESVIVVKRAGIPVEMKEGRDFWWHELMENASLDCPPEIMDAEDPLFILYTSGSTGKPKGVLHTTGGYLLYVLLTFKWIFDYHEEDTYWCTADIGWITGHSYIVYGPLAAGATTVMFEGIPTYPQVDRYWRIIEKFRVNIFYTAPTAIRALMREGDQYPKSRDLSSLRLLGSVGEAINPEAWMWYYNVIGGGQCPIVDTWWQTETGGILITPLPGATVLKPGCATKPFFGIEPAILREDGTEADINEGGYLVIKRPWPGIMRTVYGQHERFKEIYWSRFPGVYLTGDGARKDEDGDIWIVGRVDDVIKVSGHRIGAAEVESALVSHKDVAEAAVVPIPHPIKGEAIFAFVTLKAGVKESEELKKELILHVRQQVGPIAAPEIIQFASALPKTRSGKIMRRILRKIAAGTVEDLGDTTTLADPSVVEKLIAARKELVK; this is encoded by the coding sequence ATGAGCGAAGCAAGGATCATCGAAAGTGTAATGCAAGAACAGCGGCGGTTCCCGCCACAAAAGGAATTCTCTCAAAAAGCGCATATCGGCAGTATTGAAGTTTATAACCAGATGTATAAAGAATCGATTGAGAACCCAGAAGCATTTTGGGAAAAATGGGCGAAAGAAATCGATTGGATAGAACCTTGGACTAAAGTCTTCGAATGGGACGTCGAAAACGTCAGGATTAAATGGTTCAAGGATGCGAAACTCAACGCTTCATATAATTGCCTTGATAGACATGTCAAGACCTGGAGAAAGAATAAGGCCGCAATCATCTGGCAGGGAGAGCCAGAAAATGATGTCAGGGTTTTTACATACCAACAATTATTGACTGAAGTCTGCAAGTTTGCGAACGTTCTCAAGGCGAGGGGGGTCAAAAAAGGGGATCGCGTTGCGATCTATCTTCCGATGATTCCTGAGCTGCCAATCGCAATGCTTGCATGTGCGAGGATCGGTGCCGTGCACAGCGTGATCTTTGGAGGATTCAGTTCCGAATCACTTAAGGATCGGATTAGGGACAGCCGATGTAAAATGCTGATCACAGCTGATGGCACATACAGAGGCGGGAAACTCGTTGCGCTCAAGGCTAACGGCGATCTGGCCATAGCAAAGGAGGACTATGTAGAGAGCGTCATTGTTGTCAAGAGGGCGGGAATTCCTGTGGAGATGAAAGAGGGTCGTGATTTCTGGTGGCACGAACTCATGGAAAACGCCTCATTGGATTGCCCACCAGAAATAATGGATGCGGAGGACCCCCTATTTATTCTCTACACCAGCGGATCGACAGGAAAACCGAAAGGGGTTCTTCACACCACTGGCGGTTACCTTCTGTATGTCCTCTTGACATTCAAGTGGATCTTTGATTACCACGAAGAAGACACTTACTGGTGCACTGCAGATATTGGGTGGATCACTGGACACAGCTATATCGTCTACGGACCCCTTGCGGCAGGCGCGACGACAGTCATGTTTGAAGGCATTCCTACATATCCGCAGGTCGATCGCTACTGGCGAATTATTGAAAAATTCCGTGTGAACATTTTCTATACAGCGCCAACCGCCATCAGAGCATTAATGAGGGAAGGTGATCAATATCCGAAATCGAGAGATTTGTCGAGCTTGCGGTTGCTAGGTTCTGTTGGGGAGGCGATCAACCCTGAAGCTTGGATGTGGTACTACAACGTCATTGGCGGGGGGCAATGTCCAATCGTAGACACTTGGTGGCAGACCGAAACTGGAGGGATTCTCATCACACCACTCCCTGGCGCTACAGTGCTGAAGCCAGGGTGCGCGACAAAGCCGTTCTTCGGAATCGAACCAGCAATCCTACGTGAAGACGGGACTGAAGCCGATATCAATGAGGGAGGTTATCTTGTGATCAAGAGACCATGGCCCGGAATTATGAGGACAGTTTATGGTCAACATGAACGCTTCAAAGAAATCTATTGGTCGCGGTTCCCTGGCGTTTATCTCACAGGCGACGGTGCAAGAAAGGACGAGGATGGTGACATCTGGATTGTGGGAAGAGTCGACGATGTTATCAAGGTATCTGGCCACAGAATAGGGGCGGCAGAAGTTGAGAGTGCCCTCGTCAGCCATAAAGATGTTGCAGAAGCAGCTGTGGTACCGATTCCACATCCGATAAAAGGGGAAGCAATTTTCGCGTTCGTCACGTTAAAAGCAGGGGTAAAGGAGTCGGAAGAGTTGAAAAAGGAGTTGATTTTGCATGTGAGACAACAAGTAGGCCCTATCGCAGCACCAGAAATCATTCAGTTCGCTTCAGCTCTTCCCAAGACCCGCAGCGGTAAGATCATGAGGCGAATTTTGAGAAAAATTGCTGCGGGAACCGTTGAAGATCTCGGTGATACGACGACGCTTGCCGATCCCTCCGTAGTTGAGAAATTGATCGCAGCAAGAAAGGAGCTGGTAAAATGA